The genomic stretch CGCCGCCTCCTGGCCGCAGCCCCAATGGGCGCCCCGGTAAGGCGGATGGGCGGCCAGCCACGCGTCCAGCCAGGGGCCGATCTCGCGCGCCTGGCCCTTCAGCGCCAGGCGCGGCAGCTCCGCCCAGCGATTCGCCTCCCACAGCGGGCGCAGATCAGCGCCCGCCATCGGCCGCAGCACCCCGGGCGGCACGCCATCCCTGAGCCGCCAGCGCAGCCAGAGGGGCATCCAGGGACCACGCCCCAGAAGGGCAAACGCCACCGGCCGAAGCCCTAAACGGCGAGCTGCGTCAATTTTTGCAATCCAGAGGCTTGACGAGATGGGGTTTATTCGCCGCATGGTTGCATTACACGCGCGAAATCGAGCAGAAGCTACCACCACAGGCAAAGGTTAATGATTGGTGATCCCGCTGAGCTGTTTCGTGCCCCGTGCCTTCGCCTCCTGCCTGATCGGCCTCCTCGCGTGCCTGCCGGCCCAAGCGCAGAACCCGCCCGCTTCCCTGCTCGGCCCGCCTTCGCTCCCTTCCACCCTGCCTGGCGGGGGCGCGCTGCAAAGCCTGCCGCCCAGCGCCCAGCAGGATATTCTCCAGCGGCTGATGGATGCCAGCGCCGGCCGCCCGCTCGGCAGCCCGATGCCCAGCGGGCCGCAGCCCACCCCCTTCGCCGGCCCCGGCTTCCCGACATCCGCCCTGCCCATCCCCCTGGCAGCCCCGGAGGAGCCGCTTTCGCCCATCGAGCAGTTTTTCGACAATCGCCGCCCGCAGCCCAACCCCGGCGCGGTGCCGATCCCGCCGGGGCGCATCCCGCTCGCGCCGCAGCCGCTGCGGCAATTCGGCTATGACAGCTTCCGCACCAATCCGCCCGGCGCGCTGGCCGGCCAGGCCTTCGGCCAGCAGCTGAACCAGGCCTCGGGCGCCATCCCCGAGGACTACATCATCGGCCGCGATGATGAACTGGTGATCAGCCTGCGCGGCCGCTCCAACCAGGACCTCACGCTGCGCGTATCACGGGAGGGCATGCTGCTGCTGCCCAACCTCGCGCCGATGGCCGCGGCCGACCGCACGCTGCGCGAATTGCGCGAGGAACTCTCCCGCCGGGCCCAGCGCGAACTTGCGGGCTCGGAGGTGTTCATCTCGGTGCGCCAGATGCGGCAGGTGACGATCTTCGTGGGGGGCGAGGTGCAACGCCCTGGCGTCGTTGCCCTTTCGCCGTTGGCCAATGTGTTTGACGCGCTGGTCGCGGCGCAGGGGCTGCGCAAATCCGGCACGCTGCGCGCCATCCGCGTGGAGGGCCCGCGCGGGCGCCGCGTCGTGGATCTCTATCCCGTGCTGGCCGGCGAAGGCGAGCCGCCGGATCTGAGCCTGCGCGAGGGCGAGCGCATCCTGGTCCCGCCCATCGGCGGCGTGGTGGCGCTGGGGGGCGAGGTCTCGCGCCCGGCCATCTATGAGCTGCCGCCCGGCAGCGGGGCCGCGCCGCTCGGCACCATGCTGCGCCTGGCGGGCGATGCGCTGCGCCCCTCGGGCAATCGCTTCCTGCTGGAAACCACCGATGGCGAGGGCCGCCGTGCCTTCCGGGAAATCAACCTGCAATCGCCGCTGCGCCGGGGGGATCTGCTGCTGGTGGAGCCCGGCACCGATGTGCAGGCGCAGAACCTCCGCCTCACCGGCCATGTGGCGCAGCCGCTGACGCGCGCCCTGGGCGGGCGGGGGGCCAGCCTGCGCGGCCTGCTGGGCGATGGGCGCATCGTCCGGCCCGACCCCTATGGCCGCATGGCCGTCATCCTGCGGACCGATCCGCGCACGCGCGGCCGTCGCTTCCAACCCTTCGATCTCGCGGCGCTGCTGGGCGGGCGGGCCGATGTGCCGCTGGCCGAGGGGGATGAGGTGATCATCCTCGCCCTGTCCGACATCACCTGGCTCTCCAGCCCCTCGGTGCAATGGGCGCTGCTGGATGAGACGGAGCGTGGCCGCCTGAACGCCGCGCAGGCCCGCGCGACTGCGCCGGCGCCGGCCGCGGCTTCGGGCATGCTGGCTGGCCTGCCCGGCCTGGCGCCCGCCCCGGCGGCGGGCATGCCGAGCCCCCCCGGCATGGCCGCCGAGGCGCCGCCCAAGGGGCTGGAATGCGCGGCGCTGACCCAGCTGGAAATCGCCGCCCGCTCCTCGGCGCAGCGCTTCGCCCATGCGCGGATGGGCAGCTTCCGCCGGCTGGGCGAAGCACCCTGCCCCCAGGTCTTCCAGGATTACCCCGCGCTGCTGACCTTCCTGCTGGACAATGCCGTGACCTTGACGGGCGAGGCACGGCTGCCCGGGCTTTATCCCATCACCAACGGCACCGGGCTTGATGCGCTGCTGGCCGTGGCGGGCGGGCTGACCGACACGGCCGATCTCTCCAGCGTCGAACTCACGCGCGAACCCTCGGACCAGACCAGCGCCATCCCGCTGACCCGCACGCTGCTCGATCTGCGCAGCCGGAATTTCGCGGCGGTGCGGCTTTCCCCGCGCGATGGCGTGCGCATCCCGCGCGGCTTCGGCGACCGCGACAATGGGCCGGTGACGCTGGTCGGCGAATTCCTGCGGCCGGGTGTCTATGACATTCGCCGCGGCGAGCGGCTTTCCGAGATCATCGCCCGCGCGGGCGGGCTGACGCCGCAGGCCTATCCCTATGGCGCCGTCTTCACGCGCGAATCCGCCCGCACCCGGCAGCAGGAGGGTTTCAACCGCACGGCGCGCGAATTGGAGACGGGGCTGATGCAGGTGGCGGCCGGCCAGGCGGTGGTGGGCAGCAACCGCGCCACCGACATCAACGGCGCCGTCGCTGCCGGGCAGCAACTGGCCAACAGCCTGCGCAACATCCCGGCGGCCGGGCGCATCGTGGTGGAGGCCAATCCGGTGGTGCTGGCCGGCCGGCCGGAGCTGGATGTGCTGCTGGAACCGGGCGACCTGATCGTCATGCCCAAGCGGCCCAATGAGGTGACCGTGG from Sediminicoccus sp. KRV36 encodes the following:
- a CDS encoding SLBB domain-containing protein, translated to MIPLSCFVPRAFASCLIGLLACLPAQAQNPPASLLGPPSLPSTLPGGGALQSLPPSAQQDILQRLMDASAGRPLGSPMPSGPQPTPFAGPGFPTSALPIPLAAPEEPLSPIEQFFDNRRPQPNPGAVPIPPGRIPLAPQPLRQFGYDSFRTNPPGALAGQAFGQQLNQASGAIPEDYIIGRDDELVISLRGRSNQDLTLRVSREGMLLLPNLAPMAAADRTLRELREELSRRAQRELAGSEVFISVRQMRQVTIFVGGEVQRPGVVALSPLANVFDALVAAQGLRKSGTLRAIRVEGPRGRRVVDLYPVLAGEGEPPDLSLREGERILVPPIGGVVALGGEVSRPAIYELPPGSGAAPLGTMLRLAGDALRPSGNRFLLETTDGEGRRAFREINLQSPLRRGDLLLVEPGTDVQAQNLRLTGHVAQPLTRALGGRGASLRGLLGDGRIVRPDPYGRMAVILRTDPRTRGRRFQPFDLAALLGGRADVPLAEGDEVIILALSDITWLSSPSVQWALLDETERGRLNAAQARATAPAPAAASGMLAGLPGLAPAPAAGMPSPPGMAAEAPPKGLECAALTQLEIAARSSAQRFAHARMGSFRRLGEAPCPQVFQDYPALLTFLLDNAVTLTGEARLPGLYPITNGTGLDALLAVAGGLTDTADLSSVELTREPSDQTSAIPLTRTLLDLRSRNFAAVRLSPRDGVRIPRGFGDRDNGPVTLVGEFLRPGVYDIRRGERLSEIIARAGGLTPQAYPYGAVFTRESARTRQQEGFNRTARELETGLMQVAAGQAVVGSNRATDINGAVAAGQQLANSLRNIPAAGRIVVEANPVVLAGRPELDVLLEPGDLIVMPKRPNEVTVVGAVQNPGSLQFLTGWRANQYVQASGGTQRFADPGRAFLVLPNGTSTPAGLGAWQQGGPPVPPGSLVIVPNDPSPFEAWGFLRDMTQVAGQLAISAAALAVISRGGN